In one window of Leguminivora glycinivorella isolate SPB_JAAS2020 chromosome 10, LegGlyc_1.1, whole genome shotgun sequence DNA:
- the LOC125230118 gene encoding dynein regulatory complex protein 10-like isoform X1 — protein MECNIQTERITKCLDKLVYRTKLALSIPALMRDPILAQILSPKDLDDIAFIIFQYDGPIASHSCTNMSAFEDVKAGDMSLKNRVNPDLSIMLCTLTNYTALMPHVERIVEKMKIDNLSCLEQCLSSHGLNYLLKLETFRDLMVERMSTTAAEEISAIIRTRKFEKSNNDCLVKIAEDQKRLVDEKLEHEKQVRHKTEVIAQLKRELKENGLKSAALRKKQVLDSERQMVLATRAHKVKYQMLKEEEVESRELYDKALTGNMHAEKQLRDRRRKAETQLQSWLQKYDAEMAVKQEEMDEITQEYEDEFKKCQELKLKLAAQDKEFFPLMEEKEGEYHQEMTAKLETFIIEHAARVIQYAWRTTCKNREEKKQLTKLRRKMEAEKEAAARKAEIEAKKQELLAKKQRAKEKAEAKEAAKAAKLEAKANKEKQQEDEK, from the exons ATGGAGTGCAACATCCAAACAGAGCGCATCACAAAGTGTCTGGACAAACTGGTGTACCGGACGAAGCTAGCGCTCAGCATTCCTGCTCTGATGCGTGATCCAATATTGGCACAAATTTTGAGCCCCAAAGATTTGGACGACATTGCgtttattatttttcagtacgaCGGCCCTATTGCGTCTCACAGTTGTACTAATATGTCTGCTTTCGAAGATGTGAAAGCG GGTGACATGTCATTGAAGAACCGTGTGAACCCCGACCTAAGTATAATGTTGTGTACTCTGACCAACTATACGGCGTTGATGCCTCATGTGGAACGAATCGTGGAAAAA ATGAAAATAGACAACTTGAGCTGCTTAGAACAG TGCCTGTCCTCGCATGGATTGAATTATCTGCTAAAGCTGGAGACGTTCCGTGACCTGATGGTGGAGAGGATGTCAACCACGGCTGCCGAGGAGATTTCAGCTATAATCCGTACCAGGAAGTTCGAGAAAAGCAACAACGACTGTCTAGTGAAAATCGCAG AAGACCAAAAAAGGCTCGTGGATGAAAAACTAGAGCACGAAAAGCAAGTCCGGCATAAAACGGAAGTCATAGCTCAGCTGAAACGGGAGCTAAAAGAGAACGGGCTAAAATCTGCCGCTTTGAGGAAAAAACAGGT CCTGGATTCTGAACGTCAAATGGTACTGGCCACGCGAGCCCATAAGGTCAAATATCAAATGCTGAAGGAGGAAGAGGTCGAGAGCCGAGAGCTTTATGACAAAGCGCTCACTGGCAATATGCATGCTGAAAAACAATTACGGGATCGCAG GCGGAAAGCAGAAACGCAGCTGCAGTCGTGGTTGCAGAAATACGACGCAGAAATGGCGGTCAAGCAGGAAGAGATGGATGAGATAACTCAGGAGTACGAGGACGAGTTTAAGAAATGCCAGGAACTGAAG CTGAAGTTAGCGGCTCAGGACAAGGAGTTCTTCCCGCTAATGGAGGAGAAAGAGGGAGAATACCACCAAGAGATGACGGCCAAGTTGGAGACCTTCATCATTGAGCACGCGGCCAGAGTCATCCAGTATGCTTGGCGCACTACGTGTAAGAATCGCGAAGAAAAGAAACAG TTGACAAAGTTGAGAAGAAAAATGGAGGCGGAGAAAGAAGCGGCGGCTAGAAAAGCAGAAATAGAAGCCAAGAAACAAGAACTGCTAGCAAAGAAGCAAAGAGCAAAAGAAAAAGCAGAAGCTAAGGAAGCAGCTAAAGCTGCAAAACTAGAAGCTAAAGCTAATAAAGAAAAACAACAGGAAGATGAGAAATAA
- the LOC125230132 gene encoding uncharacterized protein LOC125230132, with product MYFLKSVLVIFTAIFNYNLSLLQFLEPSCFQEENLVDSSIPTTELKSSTVELDQPHTSQKLNLTVPGLPFEAETGALETKSTLVEEKETSDPKTLLYVQKAGICNTIGTYRKLNATKISLLFYMFYK from the exons atgtatttcctaaaaagcgttttagtaatatttacagcgatatttaattataatttatcgttattgcAGTTTTTGGAGCCTTCATGTTTCCAGGAAGAAAACTTAGTT GATTCATCTATACCTACAACGGAATTAAAATCAAGTACCGTGGAATTAGACCAACCTCACACATCTCAGAAACTCAATCTCACTGTGCCTGGATTGCCATTTGAAGCTGAA ACTGGAGCCCTGGAGACAAAGAGTACACTCGTGGAAGAAAAAGAAACCTCCGACCCAAAAACTCTCCTCTATGTACAAAAGGCAGGTATCTGTAATACAATAGGTACTTACCGTAAATTAAATGCAACTAAAATATCACTGttgttttatatgttttataaataa
- the LOC125230130 gene encoding dynein regulatory complex protein 10-like: MLKEEEIESQDAYHALLHHSLLAEKQLRDRRRKCETQLQSWLQKYDVEMSAKQEELDDLTKMYEDEVEQIENLKIKLDNQNKEFEPLMAEREAEYHQEMTNKLNAFIIEHAARVIQVAWRTTLSNRAEKKKLNRLRKKMEAEREAAERKAEIEAKKAAAAAAKQAKKEKAEAKAAAKAAKLEAKNQPKEGKPQEGGETPAEGQ; encoded by the exons ATGCTGAAAGAGGAAGAGATTGAGAGCCAAGATGCTTATCACGCCTTGCTTCATCACAGTCTGTTGGCTGAGAAACAACTGCGGGATCGCAG AAGGAAATGCGAAACCCAACTGCAGTCTTGGCTGCAGAAGTATGACGTGGAAATGTCCGCTAAGCAGGAAGAACTGGATGATCTGACCAAGATGTACGAAGACGAGGTCGAACAGATCGAAAACCTTAAG ATTAAATTAGACAACCAAAACAAAGAGTTCGAGCCACTGATGGCAGAACGAGAAGCCGAGTACCACCAGGAGATGACGAATAAGCTGAACGCGTTCATCATTGAGCACGCCGCGAGGGTTATACAAGTCGCGTGGAGGACTACTCTGTCGAACCGAGCTGAGAAGAAGAAG TTGAACAgactaaggaagaaaatggaagCTGAAAGAGAAGCAGCGGAAAGGAAAGCAGAAATTGAAGCTAAGAAGGCTGCTGCAGCAGCCGCGAAACAAGCGAAAAAAGAGAAAGCTGAGGCAAAGGCAGCCGCCAAAGCTGCCAAGCTGGAAGCCAAGAATCAACCGAAAGAAGGCAAGCCGCAAGAAGGCGGAGAAACTCCAGCTGAAGGCCAATAA
- the LOC125230118 gene encoding dynein regulatory complex protein 10-like isoform X2, protein MECNIQTERITKCLDKLVYRTKLALSIPALMRDPILAQILSPKDLDDIAFIIFQYDGPIASHSCTNMSAFEDVKAGDMSLKNRVNPDLSIMLCTLTNYTALMPHVERIVEKMKIDNLSCLEQCLSSHGLNYLLKLETFRDLMVERMSTTAAEEISAIIRTRKFEKSNNDCLVKIADQKRLVDEKLEHEKQVRHKTEVIAQLKRELKENGLKSAALRKKQVLDSERQMVLATRAHKVKYQMLKEEEVESRELYDKALTGNMHAEKQLRDRRRKAETQLQSWLQKYDAEMAVKQEEMDEITQEYEDEFKKCQELKLKLAAQDKEFFPLMEEKEGEYHQEMTAKLETFIIEHAARVIQYAWRTTCKNREEKKQLTKLRRKMEAEKEAAARKAEIEAKKQELLAKKQRAKEKAEAKEAAKAAKLEAKANKEKQQEDEK, encoded by the exons ATGGAGTGCAACATCCAAACAGAGCGCATCACAAAGTGTCTGGACAAACTGGTGTACCGGACGAAGCTAGCGCTCAGCATTCCTGCTCTGATGCGTGATCCAATATTGGCACAAATTTTGAGCCCCAAAGATTTGGACGACATTGCgtttattatttttcagtacgaCGGCCCTATTGCGTCTCACAGTTGTACTAATATGTCTGCTTTCGAAGATGTGAAAGCG GGTGACATGTCATTGAAGAACCGTGTGAACCCCGACCTAAGTATAATGTTGTGTACTCTGACCAACTATACGGCGTTGATGCCTCATGTGGAACGAATCGTGGAAAAA ATGAAAATAGACAACTTGAGCTGCTTAGAACAG TGCCTGTCCTCGCATGGATTGAATTATCTGCTAAAGCTGGAGACGTTCCGTGACCTGATGGTGGAGAGGATGTCAACCACGGCTGCCGAGGAGATTTCAGCTATAATCCGTACCAGGAAGTTCGAGAAAAGCAACAACGACTGTCTAGTGAAAATCGCAG ACCAAAAAAGGCTCGTGGATGAAAAACTAGAGCACGAAAAGCAAGTCCGGCATAAAACGGAAGTCATAGCTCAGCTGAAACGGGAGCTAAAAGAGAACGGGCTAAAATCTGCCGCTTTGAGGAAAAAACAGGT CCTGGATTCTGAACGTCAAATGGTACTGGCCACGCGAGCCCATAAGGTCAAATATCAAATGCTGAAGGAGGAAGAGGTCGAGAGCCGAGAGCTTTATGACAAAGCGCTCACTGGCAATATGCATGCTGAAAAACAATTACGGGATCGCAG GCGGAAAGCAGAAACGCAGCTGCAGTCGTGGTTGCAGAAATACGACGCAGAAATGGCGGTCAAGCAGGAAGAGATGGATGAGATAACTCAGGAGTACGAGGACGAGTTTAAGAAATGCCAGGAACTGAAG CTGAAGTTAGCGGCTCAGGACAAGGAGTTCTTCCCGCTAATGGAGGAGAAAGAGGGAGAATACCACCAAGAGATGACGGCCAAGTTGGAGACCTTCATCATTGAGCACGCGGCCAGAGTCATCCAGTATGCTTGGCGCACTACGTGTAAGAATCGCGAAGAAAAGAAACAG TTGACAAAGTTGAGAAGAAAAATGGAGGCGGAGAAAGAAGCGGCGGCTAGAAAAGCAGAAATAGAAGCCAAGAAACAAGAACTGCTAGCAAAGAAGCAAAGAGCAAAAGAAAAAGCAGAAGCTAAGGAAGCAGCTAAAGCTGCAAAACTAGAAGCTAAAGCTAATAAAGAAAAACAACAGGAAGATGAGAAATAA
- the LOC125230136 gene encoding LOW QUALITY PROTEIN: differentially expressed in FDCP 6 homolog (The sequence of the model RefSeq protein was modified relative to this genomic sequence to represent the inferred CDS: substituted 1 base at 1 genomic stop codon), producing MSALLKNVTNCIWHAFDSLQNKDVVHKSKLKVLTANIGTLLDLYGVEKGLDHFKSSAELTFDEFKHYLQHEVFSSLPKTTTLQVVREYETKISEVCWLVCRKHHLSRDKPVFDDESVFKLFRIFCLLADLVQDADEPDRYVVVLQPSEAGIVAEQLVHCLGLRWDAADWEALGASIGHFKWPAFLAVLEAKYCCEQLHAAALVEAVDEIYDVFIEDIIKKGYLFKRGYLLPTMREYWCVLQPCALTYYKSSAQREQCGQFYSXLTATLTTAMKSSSSLRYPSICHGSQDFRSRLQWVSALKQAAAVSGGAEGYQRRARAGRRGAGARREREARETRARLQHEVRARLAAEAQAQELAELAQQDNKKLEELKTTQTELERLLQEETQAKRDEEIVRALQARVLAEEWERREELERLQEEQNRMLEEERLKRKQFEKLQAEKEAQYREAEKRLKELEEEKRRLDQELKAAQQKISKTDHTAKALHVQLRDLKPAVLRSRRAVSFMPTTKSSSDTLIDLRAIHCKVFDDEDNL from the exons GTCCTGACAGCAAACATCGGCACACTCCTCGATTTATACGGAGTAGAGAAAGGCCTCGACCACTTCAAATCGTCTGCTGAGCTGACCTTCGACGAGTTCAAACACTACCTGCAGCATGAGGTCTTCAGCAGCCTGCCCAAAACTACCACCCTACAGGTCGTCAGAGAGTACGAGACGAAGATAAGTGAG GTATGCTGGCTGGTATGCCGCAAGCACCACTTGAGCCGCGACAAACCTGTGTTTGACGACGAATCCGTCTTCAAGCTGTTCCGTATATTCTGCCTGCTAGCTGATCTAGTGCAGGATGCTGATGAGCCCGACCGTTATGTG GTTGTCCTCCAGCCATCAGAAGCCGGCATCGTTGCCGAACAACTAGTCCACTGCTTAGGCCTCCGCTGGGACGCAGCCGACTGGGAGGCCCTAGGAGCCTCCATCGGACATTTCAAGTGGCCCGCGTTCTTGGCGGTTCTTGAAGCCAAGTATTGCTGCGAACAGCTGCATGCGGCTGCTTTAGTTGAAGC CGTTGATGAGATATACGATGTGTTTATCGAGGATATTATTAAGAAG GGCTACCTGTTCAAACGAGGGTACCTGCTGCCAACCATGCGCGAATACTGGTGTGTGCTACAGCCCTGTGCCCTCACATACTACAAGAGCTCGGCGCAGAGAGAACAATGTGGTCAGTTCTATTCTTAACTTACTGCCACTCTTACCACTGCAAtgaaatcatcatcctccttgcgttatcccagcatttgccacggctcacagga TTTCAGGAGTCGTCTCCAATGGGTATCAGCGCTAAAGCAAGCGGCGGCAGTATCAGGCGGGGCGGAAGGCTATCAGCGAAGGGCGCGGGCAGGAAGACGAGGGGCGGGCGCGCGGAGGGAACGCGAAGCGCGTGAAACTCGTGCGAGGCTGCAGCATGAAGTTCGTGCGCGATTAGCAGCAGAAGCGCAGGCGCAG GAGTTAGCAGAACTGGCACAACAGGACAACAAAAAACTGGAAGAATTAAAAACAACGCAAACAGAACTAGAACGGCTTCTACAGGAAGAGACTCAAGCAAAACGAGACGAAGAGATCGTTCGAGCTCTTCAGGCTAG AGTTTTAGCTGAAGAATGGGAGAGAAGAGAAGAACTAGAAAGACTCCAAGAAGAGCAGAATAGAATGCTGGAGGAAGAGCGTCTAAAACGAAAACAATTTGAAAAACTTCAGGCTGAAAAGGAAGCTCAATACAGAG AAGCAGAAAAACGTCTTAAAGAGTTGGAGGAGGAGAAAAGAAGACTCGACCAGGAGCTTAAAGCAGCTCAGCAGAAGATATCCAAGACTGACCACACTGCGAAGGCTTTGCACGTACAACTCAGA GATTTGAAACCAGCAGTATTAAGGTCTCGCCGAGCCGTGTCCTTCATGCCAACCACCAAGAGTTCCTCCGACACGCTCATCGACCTCAGAGCCATACACTGCAAGGTCTTCGACGATGAAGACAATTTATGA